From the genome of Anoplopoma fimbria isolate UVic2021 breed Golden Eagle Sablefish chromosome 1, Afim_UVic_2022, whole genome shotgun sequence, one region includes:
- the rab4b gene encoding ras-related protein Rab-4B isoform X1, with protein MTKILSHQNWIRTLTWIQYLPLLAFLSVPEMLELRREQALTISYRRRGDVAPLATRLLFTPGDLQEDLHRRSAVMCEKRKENKIGGVEVKRDFLFKFLVIGSAGTGKSCLLHQFIENKFKQDSNHTIGVEFGSRVVNVGGKTVKLQIWDTAGQERFRSVTRSYYRGAAGALLVYDITSRETYNALTNWLTDARTLASPNIVIILCGNKKDLDADREVTFLEASRFAQENELMFLETSALTGENVEEGFLKCARNILNKIDSGELDPERMGSGIQYGDASLRQLRQPRGTTTPNKQQCNC; from the exons TGCTGGAGCTGAGAAGAGAACAGGCACTGACAATCAGCTACAGAAGAAGGGGAGATGTGGCGCCTCTGGCTACTCGTTTACTTTTTACCCCCGGGGACCTGCAAGAAGATCTTCACCGCAGATCT GCTGTGATGTGTGAAAAGCGGAAGGAGAACAAAATTGGTGGTGTGGAGGTGAAGAGAG ACTTCCTGTTTAAGTTCCTGGTGATTGGCAGCGCTGGGACGGGGAAATCCTGCCTCCTCCACCAATTCATTGAGAACAAGT TTAAACAGGACTCCAACCACACCATCGGCGTGGAGTTTGGATCCAGAGTTGTCAATGTTGGAGGAAAGACAGTCAAACTGCAGATCTGGGACACTGCTGGGCAGGAGCGATTCCG TTCTGTTACACGCAGCTACtacagaggagcagctggagcgCTCCTCGTCTATGATATCACCAG TCGGGAGACATACAATGCCCTAACCAACTGGCTGACAGATGCACGGACTCTAGCGAGCCCCAACATCgttattattctgtgtggcaACAAGAAAGACCTGGACGCAGACAGAGAGGTGACCTTCCTGGAAGCGTCGCGCTTTGCTCAGGAGAACG AGCTGATGTTCCTGGAAACCAGTGCTCTGACAGGAGAGAATGTCGAGGAGGGTTTCCTCAAGTGCGCCCGCAACATCCTCAACAAGATAGATTCAG GTGAGTTGGACCCGGAGAGGATGGGTTCAGGTATCCAGTATGGAGATGCTTCGTTGAGGCAGCTGCGACAGCCAAGAGGCACCACCACACCGAATAAGCAGCAATGTAATTGCTAG
- the rab4b gene encoding ras-related protein Rab-4B isoform X3 codes for MQRFLNKLHQAVMCEKRKENKIGGVEVKRDFLFKFLVIGSAGTGKSCLLHQFIENKFKQDSNHTIGVEFGSRVVNVGGKTVKLQIWDTAGQERFRSVTRSYYRGAAGALLVYDITSRETYNALTNWLTDARTLASPNIVIILCGNKKDLDADREVTFLEASRFAQENELMFLETSALTGENVEEGFLKCARNILNKIDSGELDPERMGSGIQYGDASLRQLRQPRGTTTPNKQQCNC; via the exons ATGCAAAGATTCCTTAACAAGTTACATCAA GCTGTGATGTGTGAAAAGCGGAAGGAGAACAAAATTGGTGGTGTGGAGGTGAAGAGAG ACTTCCTGTTTAAGTTCCTGGTGATTGGCAGCGCTGGGACGGGGAAATCCTGCCTCCTCCACCAATTCATTGAGAACAAGT TTAAACAGGACTCCAACCACACCATCGGCGTGGAGTTTGGATCCAGAGTTGTCAATGTTGGAGGAAAGACAGTCAAACTGCAGATCTGGGACACTGCTGGGCAGGAGCGATTCCG TTCTGTTACACGCAGCTACtacagaggagcagctggagcgCTCCTCGTCTATGATATCACCAG TCGGGAGACATACAATGCCCTAACCAACTGGCTGACAGATGCACGGACTCTAGCGAGCCCCAACATCgttattattctgtgtggcaACAAGAAAGACCTGGACGCAGACAGAGAGGTGACCTTCCTGGAAGCGTCGCGCTTTGCTCAGGAGAACG AGCTGATGTTCCTGGAAACCAGTGCTCTGACAGGAGAGAATGTCGAGGAGGGTTTCCTCAAGTGCGCCCGCAACATCCTCAACAAGATAGATTCAG GTGAGTTGGACCCGGAGAGGATGGGTTCAGGTATCCAGTATGGAGATGCTTCGTTGAGGCAGCTGCGACAGCCAAGAGGCACCACCACACCGAATAAGCAGCAATGTAATTGCTAG
- the rab4b gene encoding ras-related protein Rab-4B isoform X4: protein MSETYDFLFKFLVIGSAGTGKSCLLHQFIENKFKQDSNHTIGVEFGSRVVNVGGKTVKLQIWDTAGQERFRSVTRSYYRGAAGALLVYDITSRETYNALTNWLTDARTLASPNIVIILCGNKKDLDADREVTFLEASRFAQENELMFLETSALTGENVEEGFLKCARNILNKIDSGELDPERMGSGIQYGDASLRQLRQPRGTTTPNKQQCNC, encoded by the exons ATGTCTGAGACATACG ACTTCCTGTTTAAGTTCCTGGTGATTGGCAGCGCTGGGACGGGGAAATCCTGCCTCCTCCACCAATTCATTGAGAACAAGT TTAAACAGGACTCCAACCACACCATCGGCGTGGAGTTTGGATCCAGAGTTGTCAATGTTGGAGGAAAGACAGTCAAACTGCAGATCTGGGACACTGCTGGGCAGGAGCGATTCCG TTCTGTTACACGCAGCTACtacagaggagcagctggagcgCTCCTCGTCTATGATATCACCAG TCGGGAGACATACAATGCCCTAACCAACTGGCTGACAGATGCACGGACTCTAGCGAGCCCCAACATCgttattattctgtgtggcaACAAGAAAGACCTGGACGCAGACAGAGAGGTGACCTTCCTGGAAGCGTCGCGCTTTGCTCAGGAGAACG AGCTGATGTTCCTGGAAACCAGTGCTCTGACAGGAGAGAATGTCGAGGAGGGTTTCCTCAAGTGCGCCCGCAACATCCTCAACAAGATAGATTCAG GTGAGTTGGACCCGGAGAGGATGGGTTCAGGTATCCAGTATGGAGATGCTTCGTTGAGGCAGCTGCGACAGCCAAGAGGCACCACCACACCGAATAAGCAGCAATGTAATTGCTAG